From Glycine max cultivar Williams 82 chromosome 11, Glycine_max_v4.0, whole genome shotgun sequence, the proteins below share one genomic window:
- the LOC102666004 gene encoding uncharacterized protein, with translation MVSWNVRGINKVARNKEVSSYLRTFHVPIVALLETRVKMKNANRIRNKIGGRWNYMDNYDKHENGRIWLLWDHREVNLKLIQTGEQFIHVEVYSLDQSLMYVALVIYAFNQLDRRKELWNKIEDIGINLNGPWIVIGDFNNILAYQDKIGGNHVVEAEFRDLKNMMSNMGLFEADMKGNHYTWSNKHIADVIYSRIDRVIGNVDWFQKYQDAYYEVLDPNISDHSSIKIGMQIQNPRKGYLFRFINGITKDPSFMQLVASSWQMETRGTAMEKLWCKLKRLQNVLRPLSRKFTDMQNQIQKARQELHQGQMLLQ, from the coding sequence ATGGTGAGTTGGAATGTTAGGGGCATTAACAAGGTAGCTAGGAATAAAGAGGTTAGCTCCTACCTTCGTACATTTCATGTTCCTATAGTGGCTTTACTAGAGACTAGAGTTAAAATGAAGAATGCTAATAGAATAAGGAATAAAATAGGTGGCAGATGGAATTATATGGACAACTATGACAAACATGAGAATGGGAGAATCTGGTTGTTATGGGACCACAGGGAAGTGAACCTGAAACTTATTCAAACTGGTgaacaattcattcatgtggaaGTCTACTCCTTGGATCAATCCCTTATGTATGTGGCTTTGGTGATTTATGCTTTTAATCAATTGGATAGAAGAAAGGAGTTGTGGAATAAAATTGAAGACATAGGGATAAACCTGAATGGGCCTTGGATTGTGATTGGTGATTTCAATAATATTCTGGCTTATCAGGACAAAATTGGTGGTAATCATGTGGTTGAGGCTGAATTTAGGGATCTTAAGAACATGATGTCTAATATGGGTTTGTTTGAAGCTGATATGAAAGGGAACCATTACACTTGGTCGAATAAGCATATTGCTGATGTGATTTACTCTAGGATTGACAGAGTTATAGGTAATGTTGACTGGTTTCAGAAGTACCAAGATGCCTATTATGAAGTTCTTGATCCTAATATATCAGACCACTCCTCTATCAAAATTGGCATGCAGATTCAAAATCCTAGGAAAGGATACTTATTTAGATTCATCAACGGTATCACTAAGGATCCATCTTTTATGCAGCTGGTTGCTAGCAGTTGGCAGATGGAAACTAGAGGGACTGCTATGGAAAAACTTTGGTGCAAGCTCAAaagacttcaaaatgttttaagaCCCCTGTCTAGAAAATTCACTGATATGCAAAACCAAATCCAGAAAGCTAGACAGGAGTTACATCAGGGCCAGATGTTACTACAATAG